The following nucleotide sequence is from Bacteroidota bacterium.
GTTAATTTCGTTTAAAAGATCAAGAGTTTCTTTTTCATAAACGATTCTACCAAAGAAATCACTAATAGAAATTCTGCCCTTAAATCCTTTTGTAAAAGCAACATTAAATTGACCTGTTGAAGGATTTGGGCATAATACTGGTTTTGCGCTCTCCAATTCTTCAATTCCAACATATTGGCTTATCCAAACTTCCATTCTAAATTCAATAATCATATCATTAGAGCTACAATCCCAAGGAGTATATTCATATATCAATGGTACTATATTATTGGAATTGGTAATTGTGTCATTTTCCCAGTATAAATCCCACATGTCATTGTCTATACCACTAAAATAACCACCATCAGAATACATTCTGACCATAGTTATCTTATAATTCTGGTAGTTGTAATAAAAATCAAGAGAATCATATATTATTTCAACAGGATCAATTTGAGAGGTACCTGGAAAAGAGTCACTCTTTAAATAAAAAAAATATTCCACAACCCCAGTTTTAAACGCCTTGTAATCTCGTTTTAAATTTCCACAATAAGGTGTATTAAATTCTTGTCTTACTAGTTCGTCTTGAGCAAGAATGCTTATTGGATGTACAAGATCAGTATTAAGAGAATCGAGTCCTGATTGAAATCCATTTGCTGCATTTACATCTAGTCCAAACCAAACTGTATCCATGATACCTGTTGGATGTTTTACTACAAGTTTAGAATTCCAGGCTGGATTTTGAGAATAAATTAAACCAATACAAAAAAATAATATAATTGTTATTAATGTTTTCATTTATATTTTCAGAGTATAATATTATTTTTATTAAAAAGCAAAGTAATGTAAAAAATACAACATCATCAATAAAACTATACTATTTATCTATATTAAACTAATATTCATAGGAATAACAGAGGTTACGGAAGACTTCATTTATTAAAATTATATTTTCTTTTCTATTTGAATTTTCAATATTAAAGTTTATATCTATTTATTAAATTGCAGAAAGTTCAGTTGGGAGAAATGCCTCTTTTACTATTGTAAGGAGGGCTGGCTTTGCAAACCCAGGAAGTGTAAGACTTTTCGCTGCCATTTTAAAAGATAAGTTAAAGAAAAATAATACGGAAGGAAAGTAAAGAAATAGATAAAGTAAATAAAGATATAGAAAAGCACAAGCAACGAATTCAAAATGCAAAATTTTTAATGTTAGATGCTGAAATTTCTCCAACCGAATACAAATAAATGAAGTTTGAATTGATGAGAAAATCGTAAAACTTACATGTGATTTAACGACTTTAAATAAAGGTCTGCTTAATTTTGACAAAAAAATTGATGATTGTATCGAACTTCTTTCAAACCTTGGAAAGTATTATCAAGAAAGGGATACAGCAACCAAACAACGAATTGTGAGTTCGATTTTTTCCTCAAAGTTGGTTTTTGATAAAAACTCAATTCGAACTCTCGAGATGAACAAGGCCTTAGCTCTAATAAGCAGTAATAACAAGGGACACGGAGACCGTAAAAAAGAAAAACACACCGAATTTGGTGTGCTTTCCCTTAAGGTGGAGCCGAAGAGATTCACCGATAAAATATACTTACTTGATATTCAATATACATTTGATGAATAGGTGATAGGTGATAGGTGAAACAATGGTGAAACATTTTTACTTACCTCTCTAACTTAAAGCATCGACCCAAGATAAAAACAAATTCACTGGCATAACCTTTGTTTTTTTAATTAAAAAAGAAAATGAAGCAGTTATTTCCTGATTTTTTATTCATGGTGGTTTTCTCTGCTAACGTTCAATAATATCGAGATTCTAATTATAGTTCTGATAATAAAAGACGACCAGAAAGTATATTAAATGTAGAAAATAATTCTCAGGATGTCATTAATATTCAATACCCATTCCCAATTTATAAAGGGTCGGCCAGCATTTACACAGGACTTTCACATATGGATATTTTTATCTCTTTACCATAAATAATCCAATCAACATTTCACATATTTTATTTACAATACAAAATGCACCGTTTCAATAGCTATCAATATCAAGTCAGCTTTTTGGATAATTGTAAGAAGTTAAGAGAGAGTTCAGGGCAGCCCTTCGCTTCGTGCTTTATGTATTTTTCCCTCCCCACAAAAAAGAATACACCCAGCGCAAAAATTGCACTTTTGCCAACCCAAGGTCCTGCTTTTTTGATTTAGTATATATTTTAAATTAATTCATTTATTTTAATAAAATCTTTATTTAAACCGCCTTCCTCAATTTCAGTAACAACACTGCCATATCTTTTCATCATTTCACCAGATTGTTTTAATTCCTCTTCTTTTAAATAATTTATGAAAGTTGTTATTACATTTTTTCGGTCAAATAAAAATCGCTTCCCTTTAGCATCTGCTTTAGGAAAAATAGCTATAAGTTTTTGAAAAGATGTGACATTAAATATTGGAACGTCTTGTAAAACTAGGTCCAAATACGAAAATCTATTTATAAGATTTGTGAAATAGTAGTAACCTTTTGAAGAAATACTAACATTAAAATCTTCAGTAGGTAATTGATTCCACTCTGTATCAGAAATTATATTTTCTGATTCCAATAAACCAAACTTAAGTAATTCATTAATTTCTTTTTGAACAATACCAACGTTACAACCTAAATTAACGAACTCAAGTGTTAATTTACTATACTGCTCTAATTTATCATTGACATCTCCATTTATAAATTTTGAATATAAGTATTTAAGGATTCTGCATTTCAAAAAATGATCTGAACTACCTTGAGTAGGATAAAATATATTTTTTATCAAACTATGTTCATGATTATAATATACTTTATTATTTAAACCAATAGCTTTAATAAATTCGTGCAATGGGATAGAAATCCTCTTTTCGTTAGTCTTTGGATATATTTTTTCCCTTCCTCAGCCTTACCTGTTTTTGTATAAACATTTCCGATGTTATTTAAAGAGCTGGCAATACCTTTTTTATCTCCCAATTCTTCC
It contains:
- a CDS encoding T9SS type A sorting domain-containing protein; this encodes MKTLITIILFFCIGLIYSQNPAWNSKLVVKHPTGIMDTVWFGLDVNAANGFQSGLDSLNTDLVHPISILAQDELVRQEFNTPYCGNLKRDYKAFKTGVVEYFFYLKSDSFPGTSQIDPVEIIYDSLDFYYNYQNYKITMVRMYSDGGYFSGIDNDMWDLYWENDTITNSNNIVPLIYEYTPWDCSSNDMIIEFRMEVWISQYVGIEELESAKPVLCPNPSTGQFNVAFTKGFKGRISISDFFGRIVYEKETLDLLNEINLDISEFPKGMYFLNTYNSINEIVHIEKIILN